The genomic window CAAACTCAAACCTCCTAGGGAAGGTCATCCCCTGAAGTAGAGAGTTTCGTCTACAAGCCCCCTTAGGTCCTTAGAAGAAAGTGGTCTAATCACGGCATATGGGGATTTTACATTACCTATGACGTCCACGACGACTCCGATATACTTGAGGTTTCTATCGTAGACCCGCTCCCCCAGCCGAGGAACATGCTCCCCAAGTTTTAATATAACCCTTCCTTGCTTGGATATGGTGAGAACCTTACCAGCCGTGTATAGAACCTTAGATTTTTTAGACTTCTTCAAGGGGGCGTGAAGTAAAGAGAGGAAAAAGCTTAAATAAAGTTTTCTATTTTAAGGCGCCCTCATTTACGCCCGTATTTGATTTTCTCGCTCCTCAGCCGCCTTATCTCTAAAGCAAGGGTCTTCAAAAGCTTGCTTTTAGATGCAAACTTTTCTACGATGACGTACCCCCTTCTTCCCCACCAGATTCTAGGATACCTAGCATCCTCTCTTAGCTGAAAGTCGAGTTTAAGCCGCTTACATGCCTCAACAAGCTCGCCGATGGACGGAGCCTCGACAGCTAAACTCTTCGGAACTTTTCTGCCAAGTCTACGGGGGAGGTTAGCGTCCAGATACACGAGCCATATGACCGCTTTACCAGGAAGCTTCACAGTAAACACCTTGAACGGCGAATGGATTTAAACCTTTACCGAACGTTTAACATCGTCTTCGGCTTTTCTCATGAATTTCCTGGCGATAGCCGGGCATAAGAGAACCGTCGTTATCGCGAATACCACTGTAGTCGAGTATACCTCTTCGGTTAGTAAGCCGAGTTCCAGCCCTATCTTAGCCCCAGCTAAGATTAAACTAAGCCTTGCAGAGTGAAGGATGCCCATGGCTAAACCCGTATTCGTCGATAGGCCTAGAATTTTACCGATAACGACCACGCCTAGAAGCTTGCCTCCGACACCCATCGCTAGAAGGAGTAGTAGCATAGATAGCCATTCAGGCCTTATAAGCGCACGGACATTCACGGTCAAACCCACGGCTATGAAGAACAAAGGGATGAAAAAGCCGTATCCGAAGTCGGATAGACGTCCTTCCAGAGCACCTCCCTTTACCGTGAGCTCCGATACGATAAGCCCCGCGAGGAAAGACCCCAACACCATATGGAAGCCTAAGATCTCGAAAACCACTGCAAGGAAGACTATCAATGCGAAACATAACCTAACCTCGTAGTCGAAGTGCTCTTTTTCACTAGACCATCGTTGCATCTTTTCAGAGACGTTGAGACTCCTCAGCGTCACCGGCAATATGAAAAGCGTTAACGCGAAGACGAGGGAAAACGCTAGGAGAGTCAGGGTCGTACCTCTTGAAACCTCTAGAGACAGTGTCAGAAGAAACATGCTGAAGGTGTCTACTAGGAATGCGGACTCTAGAGTCAGACGCTTGAAGTCATTATCATGGTTAAGGTCTTTTAACACAGGTAGAACAACACCTATCGAAGTAGTCGAAAGAAGAGTTCCGAGTAGCAGAGGGGGAACGTCTAAAAGCAAGCCTAAGAGAGCGCCTAGGAGAAAGGGCGTTATCAACGATCCTAGAGCCAGTAAAACGCTGCCCTTACGGAATTCCTTCACACCCATCTCTAACCCGGCTAGAAACATGAGATACATGAGACCAAAGTCGGCTAGAAAGTCCAACCACATGTCGTAGGATACGATGTTCAAAACAGATTTGCCGAGTATTATACCCGCCAACACTTCTAAGACTATAACCGGTAGGTTGAACCTACGCGACGCGATATATGTAATGAACACGGCCGAAAGCATCAACGCAAGAGCGTATATCTGGGAAAGCATAACAGCTCAACCTCCCTTCTAAACCAACATGAGGACTAATTCCCCGGTGGAAATCGAGGAGCAAGGATTACGTTCAGGTTCCCAAACCGCTTATGTCTTAGCTATGACTACTCAGCTTTTACGCTCTATGAGAACCGCGTTCAATATGCCGTCGCAACCGGGTTTGCTAGTTATCCTTGCAACACCATATTCAGTTTCGACTAACGTGCCTTTAGTTATCACACCCCTCCGGTCATAGTCTCTGTTGGCAGGGTTCTTCAATACCCGGAGGATCTTGCATTTAACGGTCTTACCGGTCGTAGGGTCGCTTAGGTTTACTGCACTATCTTTAACAACCCTTATCTTGATGTTGCCTCCTCTAACCCGGTCTATTTTGATAACCCTCTCGCCAAGGGTGGTCTCCGTCGGATATCCTCCACGTTCGTATTTTCTTCTTCCACGATAAGGACGGCTCTTTCCACCTGTTCTTTTACGCTTATGCAGGTCACTGTGCCAGTAAGCCAATAAACCACCTTACTGAGAGGAATGTAGTGGATTTATTTAAACGTTAAGAAGGCTCTACCTTAAGCCATCGAGTTTACATGGTGTGTTAACGCTTTTAACCGGTTAACGGGGTATTGACGAAACGGTGTATGAGATGGATAAGAAGATCACGATAGTCGGTGCAGGCAGTCACTTCACGCTCGGGCTACTTGGAGACCTCTATAGGGTGAACGACCTATGGGGTAGTGAACTTATGCTCTACGATATCGACGAAGAGAGAGCTAGGGCCATGGAGAAGATAATCAGGAGAGACGTAGAGCATCGTGATGCAGACCTTAGTGTAAACGCTACGTCTGATAAGACCGAGGCTTTGGAGAACTCGGATTTCACCATTGTAGCAATAAGAGCCGGGGGTCTCAGGGCGCTTAGGAAGTTTTTAGAGATCCCGCTTAGACACGGGATTCTACAGGTCGTAGGCGACACAGTAGGGCCGAGTGGAATACTCAAGGGGCTGTTTGAAATACCTGCCATCCTTGAGATAGCTGAAACTCTCGAAGACCTATCTCCTAAAGCACTTATGATAAACTTTACAAATCCCATGACACCGATATGCATGTCTGTTTTAAAAGCGACTAAGATAAAGACCGTGGGGTTATGTCATGGAGTCTACGACATCATACGGTTGGCTTCGAAACTCCTCGATCTAGAGTTCGATAAGATAAAGCTGGAGGCTGGTGGGATAAACCATTTGACCTGGGTCACGTCGATGAAATACGGTAAGACGGAGATTTTAGACGATTTTAACCGAGCTGTATTGGAGGGGAGACGGTGGGATATCATAAAGGCTCATCCATATATAGTCGGTAGACAACTTTTGAAAGCCTATAAGCATCCGGCTACGGCAAGCGACAGACACATCGCAGAGTTCTTCCACTACCTCTATGAATGGTTTAGAGACCCGGAGATAAGCAATATACTGAAAAAGATAAGCCGATACATAGACTATGAAAAACTAACCCTTTCTGATAAAATAATCGAAGATGCGGAGGCCCGGTGGAGATGGCTTCTTAGGGCTGCTAGGGGAGAAATACCCGTTGAGGTCAAGCCGTCTTACGAGTCAGCTATGGATATAATATCCTCGGTCGTCAATGATAAACGTAGAGAGCTTATCGCGGTCAATTTACCTAACGACTCCTACATAGACGAGGTGTCGGACGGGTACGTAGTAGAGGTCCCAGGAATAGTCGACGGAAACGGGGTGAGGGGTAAACCGATTGGAAGGCTCTCGACGCCTGTATCGACGATACTTAACATGCATCTCAAAAAGTTCGAACTCCTTGTGCAGGGTATATTAGAGGAGAGTAAAGACCTTGTTTTAGAGGCCATAGCTATAGACCCTTTAACTACGTCTCCGGAGAAAGCTGAGGTGATTCTAAAAGAGTTTCTGGAAGAGGCTAGAGACCTATTGGCTATAGATCTGAAGTAGCGTTCAAACTTCTTTCTCCAGCTTATCCTTTACCTTCACCCAGACAACGTTCGAGAGTGTTCTAACAGGTACACCGATAGACTCAGATATCTTCTTCAAATCTTCGTATTCAGGTTTAACCCTGACTAGACGACCTTCGAGGTCACGCGCTACCTTAACCCTGACTGAGAACTCAGCATCGTTTAGCCTTACCCTCACACTCTTGATCTCTCTGGAAACCACATATCTTGGAGCCTTCAAAACCCGAACCCCTAAAGTACCCGTTTCCGTGAAAATCGCCTCCAAAACCTCGTCGAATTTCTCGAAGTCTGTTATGGCCTTCAACACGTAACCTGGCCTGTTCTTCTTAGTGGTGGACGGAATTATACAGACATCTCTGGCACCAGCTTTCATAAGTCTATCGACCGTATGACCCAGTACCTCACCGCTGACGTCATCTAGGTTTGTCTCTAATATATAGACCTCTTCGGCCACATACGGTAGTGGACTCTCACCATAGATGAGCCGTAGGATGTTAGGCAACCCAGGCAGGTCTTTGAAACCAGCACCATATCCGACTTTAAAAGGCTTGATTAGTGGAGGAGCGTAAACAGGCTCGTCTACAAGATTCACTAACACGGCTACGCCTGTCGGTGTGGCAAGTTCCCCTTCGACCGGGCCGCCTTTAAACGGATATCGTCGAGATTTAAGTATCTCAAGGGTCGCAGGCGCCGGGCTTACGAGATAGCCGTGTTCGGTTTTGAACATACCTGAGCCTACGGCCACCGGGCTGCCGTAAACTTTGGCATCCTTGAATATGTTTAAGCGGTCTAAGGCCGACGCGATGCCTGCTATGTCGACCAGCGTATCCGGAGACGCCATCTCGTGAAGGTGGAGATGCTCGACGGGTTCATCGTGTATCATGCTCTCAGCCTTCAGAATCGTGTCGATGACCTTCATGGCAAAAACCTTCGCTTCACAACTTACCCCCATGGATTCTAAGGTCTTCTCCAACGCATTTCTAACCTCAAGCCCAGTTCTATGACGTTTGGAGTCTTCGATGTCTACCTTAAGAAAGCCCGCTCTGAACCCCTGTTTGCGGACCAGGTTATACGTGATGTTTAGATGTTCAACACCTTCCATGCTCTCTTTAATGGATTCGGAAAGCTTTCCAAGGTCTAATTCGGCCCCAAGGTTTAATAGAGCAGATAGCATCATATCTCCGGAGATCCCAGCTAGAGAGCAGTCGATGTATAAAACCTTCATGCCAGGTCGGTTAAACTATGTAAACAGGTTTTATTAAATATATCTTGGAGGGACATTATGGAGGAGGTTTTAAGAAAACTAGCCAAAGGAAAGATATCTGTCGAAGAGGCTGTCAAGATGCTTAAACTATTCACCATCGAAAAAATCGGAGAATTCGCCCGGATAGACGTTGGCAGAGAGCTTAGGAGAGGGATTCCAGAGATCATACTCGCCGAGGGTAAAAACCTCGAAGAGCTTTCCGAAATTGTCCTGAGAAGCGTCGAAGTCGCGGGTCATGCGATAGTCAGTAGACTCGATGAGAAGACTATGGATAAGCTCATGGAGGAAGCCCGTAGAAGGGGGTTAAACGTCGAAGACCATAGGAAGGCCCGTATATTGGTCGTTAAGAAAAAACCTGGTAAGCGTGAAACCGGTGGCAGAGTCGGTGTGATAACGGCTGGAACCGCGGACATACTGGTCGCGGAGGAAGCGAGTGTCGTCGCCGAGGAGATGGGATGCAAGGTCTACAAGGTCTACGACGTAGGGGTGGCTGGATTGCATAGGGTGTTCGACGCGGTTAAAACAATGGTCGAGGCCGACGTAGATGTCCTGGTAGTGGTCGCAGGTAGGGAAGGCGCATTACCCTCCATCGTAGCCAGTCTAGTAGA from Candidatus Bathyarchaeota archaeon includes these protein-coding regions:
- a CDS encoding cation:proton antiporter, whose translation is MLSQIYALALMLSAVFITYIASRRFNLPVIVLEVLAGIILGKSVLNIVSYDMWLDFLADFGLMYLMFLAGLEMGVKEFRKGSVLLALGSLITPFLLGALLGLLLDVPPLLLGTLLSTTSIGVVLPVLKDLNHDNDFKRLTLESAFLVDTFSMFLLTLSLEVSRGTTLTLLAFSLVFALTLFILPVTLRSLNVSEKMQRWSSEKEHFDYEVRLCFALIVFLAVVFEILGFHMVLGSFLAGLIVSELTVKGGALEGRLSDFGYGFFIPLFFIAVGLTVNVRALIRPEWLSMLLLLLAMGVGGKLLGVVVIGKILGLSTNTGLAMGILHSARLSLILAGAKIGLELGLLTEEVYSTTVVFAITTVLLCPAIARKFMRKAEDDVKRSVKV
- the larC gene encoding nickel pincer cofactor biosynthesis protein LarC, encoding MKVLYIDCSLAGISGDMMLSALLNLGAELDLGKLSESIKESMEGVEHLNITYNLVRKQGFRAGFLKVDIEDSKRHRTGLEVRNALEKTLESMGVSCEAKVFAMKVIDTILKAESMIHDEPVEHLHLHEMASPDTLVDIAGIASALDRLNIFKDAKVYGSPVAVGSGMFKTEHGYLVSPAPATLEILKSRRYPFKGGPVEGELATPTGVAVLVNLVDEPVYAPPLIKPFKVGYGAGFKDLPGLPNILRLIYGESPLPYVAEEVYILETNLDDVSGEVLGHTVDRLMKAGARDVCIIPSTTKKNRPGYVLKAITDFEKFDEVLEAIFTETGTLGVRVLKAPRYVVSREIKSVRVRLNDAEFSVRVKVARDLEGRLVRVKPEYEDLKKISESIGVPVRTLSNVVWVKVKDKLEKEV
- the larB gene encoding nickel pincer cofactor biosynthesis protein LarB, whose amino-acid sequence is MEEVLRKLAKGKISVEEAVKMLKLFTIEKIGEFARIDVGRELRRGIPEIILAEGKNLEELSEIVLRSVEVAGHAIVSRLDEKTMDKLMEEARRRGLNVEDHRKARILVVKKKPGKRETGGRVGVITAGTADILVAEEASVVAEEMGCKVYKVYDVGVAGLHRVFDAVKTMVEADVDVLVVVAGREGALPSIVASLVDIPVIGVPTSQGYGFGGQGVAALQSMLQSCPLGLTVVNIDAGVAAGAVAALIANRAAYRAGASLK
- a CDS encoding H/ACA RNA-protein complex protein Gar1; translated protein: MKKSKKSKVLYTAGKVLTISKQGRVILKLGEHVPRLGERVYDRNLKYIGVVVDVIGNVKSPYAVIRPLSSKDLRGLVDETLYFRG
- a CDS encoding signal recognition particle protein Srp19 (binds to 7S RNA to mediate binding of the signal recognition particle protein Srp54) — encoded protein: MKLPGKAVIWLVYLDANLPRRLGRKVPKSLAVEAPSIGELVEACKRLKLDFQLREDARYPRIWWGRRGYVIVEKFASKSKLLKTLALEIRRLRSEKIKYGRK
- a CDS encoding 30S ribosomal protein S8e encodes the protein MAYWHSDLHKRKRTGGKSRPYRGRRKYERGGYPTETTLGERVIKIDRVRGGNIKIRVVKDSAVNLSDPTTGKTVKCKILRVLKNPANRDYDRRGVITKGTLVETEYGVARITSKPGCDGILNAVLIERKS